Proteins co-encoded in one Diaminobutyricimonas sp. LJ205 genomic window:
- a CDS encoding glycosyl hydrolase gives MSETTRTWWAGSTVRARWTAVAASFVALCLIAVSVVVWTSPMSPLPEAVETLVSGSSEIDELNEERKVLLAELRELQSELEKKDGDLTAATAEQERLQNALWSAEGQLQAMQAASADRQAAAAAASGKKPSSSGKPSGSTSKASTQPAAAPITAPSKAELMAPATDYFGMYTAQAPWNWATFDDTSSKVGVQPSAVGYFGGWDENFRAEGVTRAWKEGRLPLLTWESRPIDAQNDVVEEPEYSLPRILDGAFDEYLRQYARDIVATGLPLGIRLNHEMNSIWYPWNEVDGKGESINGNRPGDYVKVWQHVHQIFEQEGANEQVIWIWAPNRIDKLPSALRDPSHLAGLYPGDEYVDWVGMSGYLRPPYAGEEKITFDDTFGATLAQLRALTDKPIFLAEIGASETGGYKPEWVKSFFEAMGRPENDDIIGFAWFNLAVTTYVQGERTTNDWRIESRADSLAAFVEGITGEGSDFIAR, from the coding sequence TTGTCTGAAACCACCCGCACCTGGTGGGCCGGCAGCACTGTCCGGGCCCGCTGGACCGCCGTCGCGGCATCCTTCGTCGCTCTCTGCCTGATCGCCGTCAGCGTCGTCGTCTGGACCTCGCCAATGAGCCCCCTCCCCGAAGCCGTGGAGACCCTGGTCTCGGGCTCGAGCGAGATCGATGAACTGAACGAGGAGCGCAAGGTGCTCCTGGCCGAACTCCGTGAGCTGCAAAGTGAGCTCGAAAAGAAGGACGGCGACCTGACCGCTGCCACCGCCGAGCAGGAACGCCTGCAGAATGCGCTGTGGTCGGCCGAGGGCCAGCTGCAGGCGATGCAGGCGGCCAGCGCCGATCGTCAGGCGGCCGCAGCGGCCGCGTCAGGGAAGAAGCCGTCATCGTCGGGCAAGCCGTCCGGGTCGACGAGCAAGGCCTCGACGCAGCCTGCCGCTGCCCCGATCACCGCGCCGTCGAAGGCCGAGCTGATGGCACCGGCAACCGACTACTTCGGGATGTACACCGCGCAGGCGCCGTGGAACTGGGCGACATTCGATGACACCTCCAGCAAGGTCGGGGTCCAGCCGAGCGCCGTCGGTTACTTCGGTGGCTGGGACGAGAACTTCCGCGCAGAGGGCGTCACGAGGGCGTGGAAGGAAGGCCGACTGCCACTTCTCACCTGGGAGTCGCGACCGATCGACGCGCAGAACGACGTGGTTGAGGAGCCCGAGTACTCGCTGCCGCGCATCCTGGATGGGGCGTTCGATGAGTACCTGCGCCAGTACGCCCGCGACATCGTTGCGACGGGCCTGCCGCTCGGTATCCGCCTGAACCACGAGATGAACAGCATCTGGTACCCGTGGAACGAGGTGGACGGCAAGGGCGAGTCGATCAACGGCAACCGCCCCGGCGATTACGTCAAGGTGTGGCAGCACGTGCACCAGATCTTCGAGCAGGAAGGCGCGAACGAGCAGGTGATCTGGATCTGGGCGCCGAACCGGATCGACAAACTCCCGTCCGCGCTCCGGGATCCGTCGCACCTGGCAGGCCTGTACCCGGGTGACGAGTACGTGGACTGGGTCGGCATGTCCGGATACCTTCGCCCGCCGTATGCCGGCGAGGAGAAGATCACCTTCGATGACACCTTCGGAGCCACGCTCGCGCAGCTCCGGGCGCTCACCGACAAGCCGATCTTCCTCGCCGAGATCGGGGCATCGGAAACCGGCGGATACAAGCCGGAGTGGGTTAAGAGCTTCTTCGAGGCGATGGGCCGACCAGAGAACGACGACATCATCGGTTTCGCCTGGTTCAACCTGGCCGTGACCACCTATGTCCAGGGAGAACGAACGACCAACGACTGGCGTATCGAGTCCCGCGCCGATTCGCTCGCGGCATTCGTCGAGGGCATCACAGGAGAGGGAAGCGACTTCATTGCTCGCTGA